From Nitrospirota bacterium, the proteins below share one genomic window:
- the fdhF gene encoding formate dehydrogenase subunit alpha, which yields MNGVSQGSTLPSDRRLDATRPALSVVTLTINGRSVSASPGETIYQAAQRAGIVIPSLCASDHLNPFGSCRLCLCEVEGLAGTPASCTTPVREGMVVQTKTDRLRRHRRNIVELYLSELPQDAPTPDVLKQLASSLGLERVRYTDAARRVPYRDDSNPFFTFDNAICVSCARCVRACDEIQGTFALTMIDRGFGSRPVAGAGPLSGDGDGFASSNCVSCGACVKECPTGALTEKTVLEFGPPTRTVRTICAYCGVGCAFDAGVRDGRVVSMVPADDGPSNEGHACMKGRFGWTYISAPDRLRVPLLRRGDRWEEVSWEAALDRVALEFARIKKTYGPDALAAISSSRGTNEENYLFAKFIRCVIGTNHIDNCARVCHSATVTGMMETLGASAATNSIADVDLAKLIMVVGANPTESHPVVGARIKQAKRRGVPLIVIDPRRTELARLADLHLKLKPGTNVALLNGLGHVIAKEGLIDNAFTAARTEGLDDWLETVASCTPEVTERITGVPAAMIRDAARRYATSGASLCVHGLGVTEHRWGSHGVIALCNLALATGNIGRPGTGINPLRGQNNVQGASDVGCLPTYFAGYQSLDDPELAARHLTVTGRPLPTARGMKIPDMWDAALDGRLKGLWIIGYDVAQTDPNLKKVRQALASLDFLVVQDLFLSETAKFARLVIPGASFLEKDGTFTNLERRIQRIRKVVEPPAGVLPDWQVVCEVATRMGYPMRYAHPSQIMDEIARLTPMFAGVSYDRLETPEGLQWPVPAPTHPGTSLMHQERFPGGKARFVAVDYLPPGESPSEAYPFILITGRILQHYNCGAQTRRTAILQVVDADVLEMHPDDAARLGLRDREIVRLVSARSDATLPLAISERVQHGQLFTSFHFPGTAINALLSSSADESSKCPEYKVSAVRVERLDREKIEPEDEAELGRVQAKLIT from the coding sequence ATGAACGGAGTATCGCAGGGATCGACCCTTCCCTCCGATCGCAGGCTGGATGCCACACGCCCCGCGCTCTCAGTGGTCACGCTAACGATCAACGGCCGATCCGTCTCCGCCTCTCCCGGCGAGACGATCTACCAAGCCGCGCAACGGGCGGGCATCGTCATTCCGAGCCTCTGCGCCTCGGATCATCTCAATCCGTTCGGCTCCTGTCGTCTGTGTCTCTGCGAAGTGGAGGGCCTGGCCGGTACCCCGGCTTCCTGCACGACCCCGGTGCGGGAGGGGATGGTGGTGCAGACCAAGACCGACCGGCTGCGGCGACACAGAAGAAATATCGTCGAGCTGTACCTTTCGGAACTACCCCAGGATGCGCCGACGCCGGATGTCCTCAAGCAGTTAGCCTCCAGCCTGGGGCTCGAACGCGTGCGGTACACGGACGCGGCGCGACGCGTCCCGTACCGGGACGACTCCAACCCGTTTTTCACCTTCGACAACGCGATCTGCGTGTCCTGCGCGCGCTGCGTCCGGGCCTGCGACGAAATTCAGGGGACCTTCGCGCTCACGATGATCGACCGCGGCTTCGGCTCGCGGCCGGTCGCCGGCGCCGGCCCGCTCTCTGGGGATGGCGACGGATTCGCCTCTTCGAATTGCGTCTCGTGCGGCGCCTGTGTGAAGGAATGCCCGACCGGAGCCCTGACGGAAAAGACCGTCCTTGAGTTCGGACCCCCGACCCGGACCGTCCGCACCATCTGCGCCTATTGCGGGGTCGGCTGCGCCTTCGACGCCGGCGTCCGCGACGGCCGGGTAGTCAGCATGGTACCGGCGGATGACGGGCCGTCGAACGAAGGCCACGCCTGCATGAAGGGCCGCTTCGGCTGGACGTACATCTCGGCGCCGGACCGGTTACGGGTTCCGCTCCTGCGCCGGGGCGATCGGTGGGAGGAGGTGTCCTGGGAGGCGGCGCTCGACCGCGTGGCGCTGGAGTTCGCGCGCATCAAGAAGACCTACGGCCCCGATGCCTTGGCAGCCATTTCCTCCAGCCGCGGCACCAACGAGGAGAATTATCTCTTCGCCAAGTTCATCCGCTGCGTGATCGGGACCAACCACATCGACAACTGCGCCCGCGTCTGCCACAGCGCGACCGTGACCGGCATGATGGAGACCCTCGGCGCCTCCGCCGCCACCAACTCGATCGCCGACGTGGATCTGGCCAAGCTGATCATGGTCGTCGGGGCCAATCCGACCGAATCCCATCCGGTGGTCGGCGCGAGGATCAAGCAGGCGAAGCGGCGCGGCGTACCGCTGATCGTGATCGATCCCCGCCGCACGGAGCTGGCGCGTCTGGCCGACCTGCATCTCAAGTTGAAGCCGGGCACGAACGTCGCGCTGCTGAACGGGTTGGGCCATGTGATCGCGAAAGAAGGTCTTATTGATAATGCCTTCACGGCGGCGAGGACGGAGGGGCTCGACGACTGGCTGGAGACCGTGGCGTCCTGCACGCCGGAAGTGACCGAGCGGATCACGGGCGTCCCGGCGGCCATGATCCGCGATGCGGCCCGGCGCTATGCGACCAGCGGCGCTTCGCTCTGCGTCCACGGCCTCGGCGTGACCGAGCATCGCTGGGGCAGCCACGGGGTGATCGCGCTCTGCAACCTGGCGCTGGCGACCGGCAACATCGGCCGGCCCGGAACCGGCATCAACCCGTTGCGCGGGCAGAACAACGTGCAGGGGGCCTCCGATGTCGGCTGCCTGCCGACCTATTTCGCCGGATACCAGAGCCTCGACGATCCCGAGTTGGCCGCGCGGCACCTGACGGTCACCGGACGTCCGCTGCCGACGGCGCGCGGCATGAAGATTCCGGACATGTGGGATGCAGCGCTCGACGGCCGCTTAAAGGGCTTGTGGATCATCGGCTACGACGTGGCGCAAACCGATCCGAATCTCAAGAAGGTCCGGCAGGCTCTGGCGAGTTTGGACTTCCTGGTCGTGCAGGACCTGTTCCTCAGCGAGACGGCGAAGTTCGCCCGGCTCGTGATCCCCGGCGCCTCCTTTCTGGAGAAGGACGGCACCTTCACGAATCTCGAACGGCGGATTCAGCGCATTCGGAAAGTCGTCGAGCCGCCCGCCGGCGTCCTGCCGGACTGGCAAGTCGTCTGTGAGGTGGCGACGCGGATGGGCTATCCCATGCGCTACGCGCATCCGTCTCAGATCATGGACGAGATCGCGCGGCTGACCCCGATGTTCGCGGGTGTGTCCTATGACCGGCTGGAAACGCCCGAAGGGTTGCAGTGGCCGGTCCCCGCTCCGACCCATCCCGGCACTTCCCTGATGCATCAGGAACGGTTTCCCGGAGGAAAGGCTCGATTCGTCGCCGTGGACTATTTGCCGCCGGGCGAATCGCCGAGCGAGGCGTACCCGTTCATCCTCATCACGGGCCGCATCCTGCAGCATTACAACTGCGGGGCGCAGACGCGGCGAACCGCGATTCTGCAGGTGGTCGACGCCGATGTCTTGGAGATGCACCCGGACGACGCAGCCAGGCTGGGGCTCCGCGACCGCGAAATCGTCCGGCTGGTGAGCGCCAGAAGCGACGCGACGCTTCCGTTGGCGATCAGCGAGCGGGTCCAGCACGGTCAGCTCTTCACCAGCTTCCATTTTCCGGGCACCGCGATCAATGCCCTGCTGTCGTCGAGCGCCGACGAGAGCTCGAAATGTCCCGAGTACAAGGTGTCGGCCGTGCGGGTGGAGCGCCTGGACCGGGAGAAGATCGAGCCTGAGGACGAGGCCGAACTCGGCCGCGTACAGGCGAAGTTGATTACGTAA
- a CDS encoding NADH-ubiquinone oxidoreductase-F iron-sulfur binding region domain-containing protein: MVRLYLSSDTSAVAAGADRVAEALRDRPGVEVIRTSSRGAFFLEPMVERDTPGGRIAWFNVTPDDVPRIVNGAGGVPVDQIPFLKEQTRVTFANFGVTRPLSLEDYRSHGGLKGLEAARSMSPEAIIEEVRLSGLRGRGGAAFPVWNKWDVARQAPAGRKYVVANADEGDAGTYCDRMVMEGEPFRLIEGMLICARAIGADSGYIYCRQEYPAAAGTLRAAIDEAERTGLLQLGRTPFRLEVVSGAGSYVCGEETALLESLEGRRGVVRAKPPYPAVSGLYGRPTIVSNVLTFATVPNILSRGGAWHASLGTERSRGTIPLQIGGRVKQPGLVEVPFGLTLRDVLDRFGGGMAPGARFKAVQVGGPLGSLFPESKLDIPICYDAFAEAGAILGHGGIVVYDHETDMVELARHFMAFTADESCGKCTPCRIGSVRGREILERIQAGRGTADDLALLADLGETMKTASLCALGGRAPYPVLTAIEHFPHEFSPHYS; this comes from the coding sequence ATGGTTCGCCTCTACCTTTCAAGCGATACATCGGCCGTTGCCGCGGGCGCCGATCGAGTGGCGGAAGCCTTGCGCGATCGGCCCGGCGTCGAGGTGATCCGGACGTCCTCGCGGGGCGCGTTTTTCCTCGAGCCGATGGTCGAACGGGACACGCCGGGCGGGCGCATCGCCTGGTTCAACGTGACCCCGGACGACGTGCCCCGGATCGTGAACGGCGCGGGCGGCGTCCCCGTCGATCAGATTCCCTTTCTTAAGGAGCAGACACGGGTCACCTTCGCGAACTTCGGCGTGACCCGGCCGCTCTCGCTGGAGGACTATCGCTCCCACGGCGGACTCAAGGGACTCGAGGCCGCCAGATCGATGTCCCCTGAGGCCATCATCGAAGAGGTGCGTCTCTCCGGACTACGAGGCCGCGGCGGCGCCGCCTTCCCGGTCTGGAACAAGTGGGATGTGGCCCGCCAGGCGCCGGCCGGCCGGAAATACGTGGTCGCCAACGCCGATGAGGGCGACGCCGGAACCTACTGCGACCGTATGGTTATGGAAGGGGAGCCTTTCCGCCTGATCGAGGGCATGCTGATCTGCGCCCGCGCCATCGGCGCCGACAGCGGCTACATCTATTGCCGTCAGGAATATCCGGCCGCGGCCGGGACGCTGCGGGCCGCCATTGATGAGGCCGAGCGGACCGGTCTCTTGCAACTCGGCCGCACTCCTTTCCGGCTGGAAGTCGTGAGCGGCGCCGGCTCTTACGTCTGCGGGGAAGAGACGGCCCTGCTGGAATCCCTGGAAGGCCGTCGCGGCGTGGTGCGCGCCAAGCCTCCCTATCCCGCGGTCTCCGGGCTTTACGGCCGGCCGACCATCGTGAGCAATGTGCTGACCTTCGCCACCGTGCCGAATATCCTCTCGCGCGGCGGCGCCTGGCACGCCTCGCTGGGCACCGAACGGTCGCGCGGGACGATCCCTCTCCAGATCGGCGGACGGGTGAAACAACCGGGGCTCGTCGAAGTTCCGTTCGGCCTGACCTTGCGCGACGTGCTGGACCGCTTCGGCGGAGGCATGGCTCCCGGCGCGCGCTTCAAGGCCGTGCAGGTCGGTGGACCATTGGGGAGCTTGTTTCCGGAATCCAAGCTCGACATTCCGATCTGCTACGACGCCTTCGCGGAGGCCGGCGCGATCCTGGGGCACGGCGGCATCGTGGTGTACGACCATGAGACGGACATGGTCGAGTTGGCGCGGCATTTCATGGCGTTCACGGCGGACGAGTCTTGCGGAAAGTGCACACCCTGCCGGATCGGGTCCGTGCGGGGCCGGGAGATCTTGGAACGCATCCAGGCGGGCCGCGGGACCGCCGACGATCTGGCGCTGCTGGCCGATCTCGGCGAGACGATGAAAACGGCGAGTCTCTGCGCGCTCGGCGGCCGCGCGCCCTATCCGGTGCTGACGGCGATCGAGCATTTTCCTCACGAATTTAGCCCGCATTATTCATGA
- a CDS encoding NAD(P)H-dependent oxidoreductase subunit E gives MKDEQASLLAEILDRCRPQRPDRANVLQTLLVVQERLGHVPPNAVGEIAHALQVTEADVAGVLSYYPDLRVRTTGRHLIRVCMGESCLANRSARVLCQLRDRLQVGVGETTPDGRFTLENVYCVGNCAVSPSVIIDGDLYGRMTPAELAAVIEKYK, from the coding sequence ATGAAGGACGAGCAGGCGTCGCTCCTGGCCGAGATTCTCGATAGGTGCCGGCCGCAGCGGCCGGACCGGGCGAACGTACTGCAGACCTTGCTCGTAGTACAGGAAAGGCTGGGGCATGTGCCCCCGAACGCCGTCGGAGAGATCGCCCATGCGCTGCAGGTGACGGAAGCGGATGTGGCCGGCGTACTCTCCTATTACCCTGATTTGCGCGTCAGGACCACGGGGCGCCATCTCATCCGCGTCTGCATGGGCGAATCTTGCCTTGCGAACCGCAGCGCACGGGTGCTCTGTCAGTTGCGCGACCGATTGCAGGTCGGGGTCGGAGAAACGACGCCGGACGGCCGTTTCACATTGGAGAACGTCTATTGCGTCGGCAACTGCGCGGTCTCGCCCTCCGTCATCATTGACGGCGATCTGTACGGGCGGATGACGCCGGCGGAGCTTGCGGCGGTCATTGAGAAGTACAAGTAA